DNA from Homo sapiens chromosome 1, GRCh38.p14 Primary Assembly:
AGGTCCTGATTGACCCAACATTTCAGAGAACATGCACAGAGCATAGTCCTCCTTCTAAATCAGGGATTCTCAAATTTCAGTGAGCAGAACTCCCCTGGGTGCTTGTTTACACGTAGATTCCTGGGTCCCACCCCAGAGATCAGTTTCGTCTGTCCAAATTGGAGCCTGAAAATCTGTATTATTAACCTAGGCCCCAGTGGTTCTGATGCTGGAGGTCCAGAGTTGTGCAGTTGTAAGGTGACAGCCCAGACCACAGAGATACTTATCTGAACTCTTTCCCCAGTCCTGTCCAGGAGCCGTTGGGGAGGACATCTCTCCTCTGGGGACCCCATCAAAATGGCGACATCATGATCTCCCTGTCAGTTTCCCTAAAGTACAGTCACAGGCGACAACACTGGCCCAGCAGCTATTGTGCCAAGTCATCCGTGTGATGGTGCGGGGCCTCGGGAGAGAGGACCACCAGCCCCTTCCCCTGTCCCTCACCCGCTGTCTCCAGGGGCCCTTTCAGGGGTGAAACCCAGTCCCATCTCCCTCGCAGCTGCTAGTCTGTCCTCTTCCAAGAGGCCATCGGCGCCCGCCACGGTTCACCCTAAACAGGGGTTTCTGCTCCCCAGGTCCGCCTCGGAACCCCTGCAACCCTCATTGAGAACGCCAGTGTTTAACAGCGAGTCGTTTCCATAGCAACCGACAGGGTGTCACAGACACAGGATTATGACTTCACGGCGTGGGGATTCCGGAGAAGGGGGTGGGGCGGCGCCCCCCCTCGCTTCCCCGCCCCCCGGCAAGCCCCGCTCCTCACCCAAGCCGCGGGGGAGGAGCCCTCTTCTTTCCCGCCCGGCCCCGGCCCCCAGCAGGACCCCTCCCGCTCAGCTGCTACAGTGGGCACGAAGAGGGGCATGGCTTTCGGCCGCGCTCCCCAGCCTCGCGGGGGGCAGACGACGGCGGGCGGGGCGCGCAGAGTACACTCGACCCCCGGCGGCCGGGAGCGATCACGCGCACGCCGCGCGGgcccgggggcgggggcggggcgcgcGGTCCCCGCCAGGGCCCAAGTCCCACCTTCGGGGGCGGTGCCTGGCCCGGGGAGTGTCAGGAAGAGGAAGAGCGCGGCCGGCGGCGCTGCGCTGAGAGCAGGGGCCCGGCCAAGGCGAGTGCCGCGCGGGCCACCATGGCCACGGACGAGCTGGCCACCAAGCTGAGCCGGCGGCTGCAGATGGAGGGCGAGGGCGGCGGCGAGACCCCGGAGCAGCCCGGGCTGAACggggcagcggcggcggcggcgggggcaccCGACGAGGCGGCCGAGGCGCTGGGCAGCGCGGACTGCGAGCTGAGCGCCAAGCTGCTGCGGCGCGCAGACCTCAACCAGGGCATCGGCGAGCCCCAGTCGCCCAGCCGCCGCGTCTTCAACCCCTACACCGAGTTCAAGGAGTTCTCCAGGAAGCAGATCAAGGACATGGAGAAGATGTTCAAGCAGTAAGTGCCCGCGCGACCCGGCCCCCCGCCCGCCCCGCGACCCGGTCTCGGGCCCCGAACCCCCCGATCCCCGGATCCCGCTCCGCCCCGGGAGCCTGCCGTCAGCCAAGCTTCCCCGAACCCAGAC
Protein-coding regions in this window:
- the EFHD2 gene encoding EF-hand domain-containing protein D2 isoform X1 translates to MATDELATKLSRRLQMEGEGGGETPEQPGLNGAAAAAAGAPDEAAEALGSADCELSAKLLRRADLNQGIGEPQSPSRRVFNPYTEFKEFSRKQIKDMEKMFKQYDAGRDGFIDLMELKLMMEKLGAPQTHLGLKNMIKEVDEDFDSKLSFREVQAINVSSRFEEEIKAEQEERKKQAEEMKQRKAAFKELQSTFK
- the EFHD2 gene encoding EF-hand domain-containing protein D2 isoform X2, whose product is MATDELATKLSRRLQMEGEGGGETPEQPGLNGAAAAAAGAPDEAAEALGSADCELSAKLLRRADLNQGIGEPQSPSRRVFNPYTEFKEFSRKQIKDMEKMFKQYDAGRDGFIDLMELKLMMEKLGAPQTHLGLKNMIKEVDEDFDSKLSFREALG